In a genomic window of Methylobacter sp. YRD-M1:
- a CDS encoding neuraminidase-like domain-containing protein, producing MSSKKQDEIQGVIANNRPDYASLFGSVELCDCQHCRSIYSPAAYLVDLLRFLELPKFPGITPLDVLIGNPDKKGSDGNTLAGRRPDLAHIQLSCENTNTTLPYVDLVNEVLESYIAFKQTLPLQLDTDNKLVNPPIINPNESSAGVTAAELAANPENTSDLAYEELKAAVYPLSLPFNQPITALRLTLEQMGTSRHEVMEIFGKKGDEAADCARDVEALKITEGEFSILTGKLFDNTLPADRPVSDFYGFEVLTPPTDTDWVKGAVPTGAQEHVTGDTWAFAAFAPPPDSRKATHASTVAPGLHQHFFDHAVATDTLKVEKEDLLFTEIFLDPANMPQEIMLQWHDGTQSNKWNDGTWEHRAYWGPSKSLIVWGIEGTASLRYMGPLPTAGSWQRLEVPAYLVGVAGRELSGMAFTLFDGGATWGVAGKRSPSWLESLTHVPTFLAKTGVTYVELIELLRTRYINPSLPQGKALAIFERIPFSLTRLAELAKNNFPESDLQMLEALNRAKMTVDELRDRVTANFKSLQNLIVLDAPDSACDLTLTRLQHLDGTLLDDAELSRLHRFIRLWRKIGWTVQDLDRAIIALQASDITPTFLRQLGLIVQLQAILELSPQQLLSFWGAIPTTGDDALYRKLFLNKAVRDIDPKFEPVDGEYLSAGANLKINDHVPALLAGLRTRVADLTLIREHNKLAKDDAPLNLATATVLYRYVTLARALNIAVKDLIDLQALSGEKPFSTLSDSNDGFEDIDPARMLGFVRLVGRVEQSGFTPASLSYLFSKLDDAPPNLAPNDESIRLLLTTIREGLVRIAAENVPVDDPNGEVTRTKLSLLFEAHRVEEIAGLIAGTHIYSVPLATLPRDLVKETLVKGLGWANAISDLEPTWKDTEEIGKIVTGRQLFTAPLASLPVDLKLPTDGKVTYDNHELKGKGSLTTIEKDALLALSNNDDYQKAVISLYDQPLELIRQILIERLKWTVADPILMATSLGAADDVNAALIAGRFTAFLSKVLPHLRITLSRSFVKQTVADALNLEPATAAALLDDSGTLLRSDAGNKVPAIADFLALSGDGLKSTYFDNKSLTEPALESRVDPAIDFRWVDKHGFSVRWEGTLVADKTQRYQFHLRAGGKVKLTMDGISPGERSILVDQMKEDVAPTEYTKAVDLEAGKHYGLELEYSNDAAEALVELRWSGPASPAEIVPSYRLYSKAPGDVATAAQHTYIRLHKASLLVNGFKLAPPEIAYLADPAVPPAHPDAFNLNKLPVDDAPDQQSLFAAWTRWNDFTALRALARANPSGFLDVFNSSTAATPKTALVRTTGWDENVLLGLTGTQGFNLQDADYKDTATLLKLADAMRLLSLLGAPPTEVFRWASHAPSMKEARDAAQEAKRAHKARYDNEAWLEIARPIADRLRESQRAALVAYLLPRLGYTDSGQLFEHFLIDVEMSPCMQTSRIKQAISSVQLFVQRCRMNLERNKDPKLDVDPKMIDSARWQWMQNYRLWEANLKVFLYPENWIEPELRDDKSPFFRELESELLQTEVTTDTAEIALGNYLEKLDTVSQLQICGMFEETTFSPDEKRESVLHVFGRTFAAPRIFYYRQLVTVNPNYRYWTAWEKVPLDIEADEVLPVSWNQRLYVFWQVASDQAEKDTDGKLTSNTLYMRRLAWTERRHGKWSAKQMTPAEHAVRVWDARTRLSANVFADSLWIDFWTYKDFASEIPTVTNRGPTVAGQGPVGRKHQGTLPRITISSFDAPFDRTKYGSLKFLNSNGLVKPINVGRADAQLSGFMPLVLTESELPTELEFIHSIETDPHIPIFARIPASGEVRFFGPGPQPYTLNDPFFFQQGPRAYLVLPSSYERAVTAEVSPYLAEAKRAFAVEQESVGTLNAHFTNLNTKANPWLSGRASIAATETRAFSKSDPIKKLSGTFSLDTELFKQGAVNPALLVQRYPAEFKFETFFHPFTAEFQRRLNRYGVAGLLNIDTQKVASLPKVTTFKEAYDPNWKTVKQPWPEHDVDFSFTGAYSRYNWEIFFHLPLFLATRLSQNQRFEDAMRWFHFIFDPTASSSADPVPQRYWNVLPFRETHPQRLDDMLKALHAGNQNVIAQWEDLQAHPFEPHRVARLRLIAYQKTVVMKYVDNLIAWADQLFGRDTIETINQATQLYVLAASLLGPRVQQLPPRGRNTSKTYAQLRQGLDDKFNQAIVSFENDLPFSSRTTSGESSTATTGLLGIGRTFYFCIPKNDKLLGYWDTVADRLFKIRHCMNIEGVVRELPLFEPPIDPALLVRASAQGIDLNSVLNDLSAPLPYYRFSTLLGKALEMTAELRSLGAALLAALEKRDAEHLANLRASHETELLSLVKQVKQQQLTEAQTAESALQKSREVTQTRFDFYNNIAQRIAEETNQLNRLADAQGSQHDGQQAERTASNITTSTYDISIGAINSYLGGPTFSATIGRANIISYYQALSREKNYQASIHTYHANLSSMLGGWKRRSDEWNLQKDLALKELAQIDKQITAASIRVDIAQQELDNTTRQIEQSQEIQEFLRNKYTGEDLYNWMVGDISTIFFQCYQITYDLAKKAERCYRFERGLVTSSFIQFGAWDSMRKGLLSGERLYLQLKQMERSYLDGNRREYEITKHYSLVQNDPLELIKLKEQGWCEIEMPEALFDLDFPGHYMRRIKSVSLTIPAVIGPYNGINCTLTLLRDKTRVKSTQTESYTERDGEEDDRFLTSWTRMQAIATSSGQNDSGLFELNFRDERYLPFEGAGVMSQWRIELPRDFRQFDYDTISDVILHIKYTARDGGVPLRDAAIANLKQQLQSEEGKPQTRLFSLRHEFPSEWQRLQKVADASGNHSQAFSLAKHRFPFMFQGRKIIVNSIDLFGIPKDPAKSPPDFEWKVMLYKPKKDEKQAPESVQLKQAAAIGSLLHMFGNVNEGEVQKLGLSGKEADWTISVPENAVLDSLDSLEDILVLCQYSVTMPKKP from the coding sequence ATGAGTTCCAAGAAACAAGATGAGATACAGGGTGTTATCGCCAACAACAGGCCGGACTATGCCTCGCTGTTCGGCTCAGTTGAACTCTGCGATTGCCAGCATTGCCGATCGATTTACAGCCCAGCGGCCTACCTCGTCGATTTGCTGCGGTTCCTCGAACTCCCCAAATTTCCTGGCATTACGCCACTGGACGTACTGATCGGAAACCCCGATAAGAAAGGGTCTGATGGAAATACGCTAGCTGGTCGACGCCCCGATCTCGCCCACATACAGCTCTCTTGTGAGAATACCAACACCACGCTGCCCTATGTGGACCTCGTTAATGAAGTGCTGGAAAGCTATATCGCATTCAAGCAAACGCTGCCACTGCAATTGGACACCGACAACAAGCTGGTGAATCCTCCTATAATAAATCCCAATGAAAGCTCGGCCGGTGTTACTGCAGCCGAGTTGGCCGCCAACCCTGAGAACACAAGCGATTTAGCTTACGAAGAGTTGAAAGCCGCTGTCTACCCGCTTTCCTTGCCTTTCAATCAGCCAATTACGGCTTTGCGCCTGACCCTGGAGCAAATGGGCACCAGCCGGCATGAAGTAATGGAGATATTCGGCAAGAAAGGCGACGAGGCAGCGGACTGCGCGCGAGACGTCGAAGCACTAAAGATTACCGAAGGCGAATTTAGCATTCTGACAGGCAAGCTATTTGATAACACATTGCCAGCTGATCGGCCAGTGTCTGATTTCTATGGCTTTGAGGTACTTACTCCGCCGACCGATACTGATTGGGTGAAAGGTGCGGTACCTACTGGAGCGCAGGAACACGTTACCGGCGATACCTGGGCATTTGCCGCCTTCGCGCCACCGCCAGATTCTCGGAAAGCCACGCATGCCTCTACAGTTGCCCCAGGTTTGCATCAACATTTCTTCGACCACGCTGTGGCCACCGACACGTTGAAGGTTGAAAAGGAAGACTTACTATTTACTGAAATCTTCCTTGATCCGGCCAATATGCCCCAAGAAATCATGCTTCAATGGCACGACGGGACCCAGTCAAATAAGTGGAACGATGGAACATGGGAGCATCGTGCTTATTGGGGACCAAGCAAATCTCTTATTGTCTGGGGAATCGAGGGCACTGCCAGTCTCCGCTACATGGGACCTTTGCCAACCGCTGGCAGCTGGCAGCGGCTAGAGGTGCCGGCCTATTTAGTAGGTGTGGCAGGCCGAGAGCTTTCAGGGATGGCGTTCACTCTATTCGACGGTGGCGCCACCTGGGGTGTGGCAGGAAAGCGATCTCCATCATGGCTCGAATCGTTGACCCATGTGCCGACCTTCCTGGCAAAGACTGGTGTCACCTATGTCGAACTAATCGAGCTACTGCGTACCCGGTACATCAATCCGTCCCTGCCCCAAGGCAAAGCGCTGGCGATCTTCGAGCGCATTCCTTTCTCTCTTACCCGTTTGGCTGAGCTCGCCAAAAATAACTTCCCCGAATCGGACTTGCAGATGCTTGAGGCGCTTAACAGGGCGAAGATGACCGTTGATGAATTGCGCGACCGGGTCACCGCGAACTTTAAATCCTTGCAAAATTTGATCGTGCTGGATGCCCCGGACTCGGCCTGCGACCTCACCCTCACGCGCCTGCAGCACCTGGATGGCACCCTGCTGGACGACGCCGAGTTGAGCCGGCTGCACCGCTTCATACGCCTCTGGCGCAAAATCGGCTGGACCGTGCAGGATCTGGATCGGGCGATCATCGCGTTGCAGGCATCTGACATCACCCCAACCTTCCTGCGTCAACTGGGTCTGATTGTCCAATTGCAAGCGATCCTGGAGCTCTCACCGCAACAGTTACTCAGTTTCTGGGGCGCGATACCAACGACCGGTGACGATGCGCTCTATCGCAAGTTATTCCTGAATAAAGCAGTGCGTGACATCGATCCGAAGTTTGAGCCGGTAGACGGGGAATACCTATCGGCCGGTGCCAATCTGAAAATTAATGACCATGTTCCGGCGTTGCTGGCTGGGCTGCGTACGCGTGTCGCCGATCTCACGCTGATCCGAGAACATAACAAATTGGCAAAGGATGACGCGCCGCTGAACTTGGCGACTGCGACAGTCCTGTACCGATATGTGACGCTGGCACGCGCCCTGAACATAGCTGTGAAAGATCTTATCGATCTTCAGGCCTTGTCGGGAGAGAAGCCGTTCAGCACCCTGTCGGATTCCAATGATGGCTTCGAAGACATCGATCCGGCACGAATGCTAGGTTTCGTGCGGTTAGTTGGCCGAGTGGAGCAGTCGGGTTTCACTCCTGCCAGCCTGAGCTACCTGTTTAGCAAGCTGGACGATGCTCCGCCCAATCTGGCACCAAACGACGAGTCGATCAGGTTATTGCTGACGACTATAAGAGAAGGTCTGGTTCGAATTGCCGCTGAGAATGTCCCAGTCGACGACCCGAACGGCGAGGTAACGCGCACTAAGCTGTCTCTGCTGTTCGAGGCACACAGGGTCGAAGAAATCGCTGGGCTCATTGCAGGAACCCATATCTACTCCGTTCCGCTAGCGACGCTACCGCGCGACCTAGTCAAGGAAACGCTGGTGAAGGGGCTCGGTTGGGCAAATGCTATTTCAGACTTGGAGCCCACTTGGAAAGACACCGAAGAAATTGGCAAGATAGTTACCGGCCGACAGCTGTTCACTGCCCCCTTGGCTTCGCTACCAGTAGACCTGAAATTGCCTACAGATGGGAAGGTCACCTACGACAACCACGAGTTGAAGGGTAAAGGATCATTGACAACTATCGAGAAGGATGCCTTGTTGGCGCTTTCCAATAACGATGACTATCAAAAAGCGGTGATATCCCTCTACGACCAGCCGCTCGAACTAATCAGACAAATTTTGATAGAGCGGCTCAAATGGACTGTTGCAGATCCCATCTTAATGGCAACTTCACTTGGTGCGGCAGACGATGTTAATGCAGCTCTCATTGCAGGTAGATTCACTGCGTTTTTAAGCAAGGTATTACCTCATCTCCGTATTACATTGAGCCGCTCATTTGTGAAGCAGACCGTAGCCGATGCGCTAAATCTCGAGCCTGCGACTGCTGCCGCCCTGTTGGACGATTCTGGCACCTTGCTGCGTTCTGACGCAGGCAATAAGGTGCCAGCCATCGCCGATTTTCTCGCTCTGTCAGGCGACGGATTGAAAAGCACGTATTTCGACAACAAGAGTCTAACTGAACCTGCGCTGGAAAGCCGGGTAGACCCCGCCATAGACTTTCGCTGGGTTGACAAACATGGTTTCAGCGTAAGGTGGGAAGGTACATTGGTGGCAGACAAGACGCAACGCTACCAATTTCACCTACGAGCCGGCGGTAAAGTGAAGTTGACTATGGACGGAATCTCGCCAGGGGAGCGCAGCATCCTAGTAGATCAGATGAAGGAGGATGTTGCGCCCACCGAATATACAAAAGCTGTCGATCTGGAAGCGGGCAAGCACTATGGCTTGGAACTCGAGTACTCTAATGACGCGGCCGAAGCTCTCGTCGAACTGCGTTGGAGCGGTCCTGCGAGCCCGGCGGAAATTGTACCATCGTACCGTCTCTACTCGAAGGCTCCTGGCGATGTTGCAACGGCTGCACAGCACACCTATATCCGACTTCATAAAGCCTCATTGCTGGTGAACGGCTTCAAACTTGCTCCTCCCGAGATTGCTTACCTCGCAGATCCAGCAGTTCCTCCCGCGCATCCTGATGCTTTTAATTTGAATAAACTGCCAGTAGACGACGCGCCCGATCAGCAGTCCTTGTTCGCCGCCTGGACACGCTGGAACGACTTTACGGCGCTGCGCGCGCTTGCTCGAGCCAACCCGTCTGGGTTCTTGGATGTCTTTAATTCTTCAACGGCAGCAACGCCGAAGACAGCTCTGGTGCGAACTACGGGTTGGGATGAAAACGTGCTCCTTGGATTGACCGGGACGCAAGGGTTTAATCTGCAAGATGCGGATTACAAGGACACGGCAACCCTGCTCAAACTGGCGGACGCGATGCGTCTGTTGAGTCTGCTTGGAGCGCCCCCAACTGAAGTTTTCCGCTGGGCCTCCCATGCGCCGAGCATGAAGGAGGCTCGTGACGCCGCACAGGAGGCCAAACGCGCGCATAAGGCGAGATACGACAATGAAGCGTGGCTGGAGATCGCTCGTCCGATCGCCGACCGTCTGCGCGAAAGCCAGCGCGCGGCCCTGGTAGCCTACCTCTTGCCACGACTCGGATACACCGATTCCGGCCAACTCTTCGAGCATTTCCTGATCGACGTCGAAATGAGTCCTTGCATGCAGACTTCTCGCATCAAGCAGGCTATTTCGTCAGTACAACTCTTTGTCCAGCGTTGCCGCATGAATCTGGAGCGGAACAAGGATCCAAAACTGGACGTGGATCCGAAGATGATCGACAGCGCACGCTGGCAGTGGATGCAGAATTACCGGCTGTGGGAAGCCAATCTCAAGGTCTTCCTTTACCCGGAAAACTGGATTGAACCGGAGTTGCGCGACGACAAGAGTCCCTTCTTCCGCGAGCTGGAGTCCGAGTTATTACAAACCGAAGTGACAACAGACACCGCAGAGATCGCCCTTGGCAACTACCTGGAGAAGTTGGATACGGTTTCGCAGTTGCAGATCTGCGGAATGTTTGAGGAAACCACGTTTTCTCCCGATGAGAAACGAGAGAGCGTGCTACACGTGTTCGGACGCACTTTCGCCGCTCCACGCATTTTCTACTACCGTCAGCTTGTGACGGTGAATCCCAATTATCGCTACTGGACAGCGTGGGAGAAAGTGCCGCTGGATATAGAGGCTGATGAGGTTCTGCCCGTTAGCTGGAATCAGCGTCTTTATGTGTTCTGGCAGGTTGCCAGTGACCAGGCCGAAAAAGATACGGACGGCAAGCTCACCAGCAACACCCTGTATATGCGACGCTTGGCGTGGACCGAACGCCGTCACGGCAAGTGGTCTGCGAAGCAGATGACCCCTGCGGAACACGCAGTGAGAGTTTGGGATGCTCGTACACGATTGAGTGCCAATGTATTCGCTGACTCGCTTTGGATTGATTTCTGGACGTACAAAGATTTCGCGTCTGAGATACCCACAGTCACTAATCGCGGCCCTACAGTGGCCGGGCAAGGGCCAGTTGGTCGCAAGCACCAAGGTACTCTCCCACGGATAACAATCTCATCTTTCGATGCGCCATTTGATCGCACGAAGTATGGCAGCCTCAAATTTCTCAATTCCAACGGATTGGTTAAGCCAATAAATGTTGGTCGAGCCGACGCTCAATTGAGTGGTTTTATGCCGTTGGTGCTGACCGAATCAGAGCTACCTACTGAATTAGAGTTTATACACTCAATCGAAACAGATCCACATATTCCTATCTTTGCACGGATCCCTGCTTCCGGTGAGGTACGTTTTTTTGGTCCAGGACCCCAGCCGTACACACTCAATGATCCATTCTTCTTTCAGCAAGGCCCGCGTGCTTATCTGGTGCTGCCGTCCAGCTACGAGCGCGCAGTTACCGCTGAAGTTTCACCCTACTTGGCGGAAGCAAAAAGAGCCTTTGCCGTCGAACAGGAAAGCGTTGGAACTCTTAATGCTCATTTTACAAATTTAAACACCAAGGCAAACCCGTGGCTGTCCGGTCGAGCGAGTATTGCAGCAACTGAGACGCGAGCCTTTTCTAAATCAGATCCAATAAAAAAATTGTCCGGCACCTTCTCATTAGACACTGAGCTGTTCAAGCAAGGAGCGGTTAATCCAGCTCTTTTAGTACAACGTTATCCCGCAGAATTTAAATTTGAGACTTTCTTTCACCCTTTTACGGCTGAGTTCCAGCGTCGCTTGAACCGATATGGCGTAGCGGGGCTGCTCAATATAGACACCCAGAAAGTCGCTAGCCTTCCAAAAGTAACAACTTTCAAAGAGGCTTATGATCCAAACTGGAAGACGGTAAAGCAACCTTGGCCGGAGCATGATGTGGACTTCAGTTTTACGGGTGCGTATAGCCGCTACAATTGGGAAATATTTTTCCATCTGCCGCTTTTCCTGGCTACTCGATTGAGCCAGAACCAGCGCTTCGAGGACGCGATGCGCTGGTTCCACTTCATCTTCGATCCCACCGCCAGTTCTTCAGCAGATCCTGTCCCACAGCGTTACTGGAATGTGCTGCCTTTCCGGGAAACTCATCCACAGCGGCTCGATGACATGCTGAAGGCGCTCCACGCTGGTAACCAAAACGTGATTGCGCAGTGGGAGGACTTACAGGCGCACCCGTTCGAGCCGCATCGCGTCGCCAGGCTGCGCCTTATCGCCTATCAGAAGACGGTAGTGATGAAGTACGTAGACAACTTGATCGCTTGGGCCGATCAGTTGTTCGGTCGCGACACCATCGAAACGATCAATCAGGCTACTCAACTTTACGTGCTGGCGGCATCTTTGTTGGGACCTCGAGTGCAGCAGTTACCTCCGCGCGGCCGCAACACATCCAAGACCTATGCTCAGTTGCGTCAAGGACTGGACGACAAGTTTAACCAGGCAATCGTGTCGTTCGAAAACGACCTGCCATTCAGCAGTCGCACCACCAGTGGCGAAAGTTCGACCGCGACAACCGGACTGCTGGGCATTGGTCGAACCTTCTATTTCTGCATCCCGAAGAATGATAAGTTGTTGGGCTATTGGGATACCGTAGCCGACCGGCTATTCAAGATCCGGCACTGCATGAATATCGAAGGGGTTGTACGCGAGCTGCCGCTTTTCGAGCCGCCTATCGACCCGGCGTTGCTAGTAAGAGCCTCAGCACAAGGGATCGATCTGAACAGCGTGCTCAACGACCTGAGTGCGCCGTTACCGTATTATCGCTTCAGTACTCTGCTTGGCAAGGCGCTGGAAATGACCGCGGAGCTACGCTCCCTAGGCGCCGCGCTGCTGGCGGCCCTGGAAAAGCGTGATGCCGAGCATCTGGCCAACCTCCGCGCCTCGCATGAGACGGAACTGCTCTCACTGGTCAAGCAAGTGAAGCAACAGCAACTGACCGAGGCGCAAACTGCCGAGTCGGCACTGCAGAAAAGCCGCGAGGTGACGCAGACCCGCTTTGATTTCTATAACAATATTGCTCAGCGCATCGCGGAAGAAACCAACCAATTAAACCGATTGGCAGATGCGCAAGGTAGCCAACATGATGGCCAGCAGGCAGAACGCACTGCCTCGAACATCACCACTAGCACGTACGACATTTCAATTGGGGCGATAAATAGTTATTTAGGCGGCCCCACGTTTTCAGCCACCATCGGACGAGCAAACATCATCTCCTACTATCAAGCTCTGAGCCGGGAGAAGAACTACCAAGCATCGATTCACACCTATCACGCCAACCTCTCATCGATGCTCGGAGGCTGGAAGCGTCGATCCGACGAGTGGAACCTGCAAAAAGACCTGGCGTTGAAAGAACTGGCCCAAATCGACAAACAGATCACGGCCGCTAGCATCCGCGTTGACATCGCTCAACAGGAGTTGGACAACACGACTCGACAGATCGAGCAGTCCCAGGAGATCCAAGAATTTCTGCGTAACAAATACACCGGAGAAGATCTGTATAACTGGATGGTGGGCGATATCTCGACCATTTTCTTCCAGTGTTACCAGATAACCTACGATCTTGCCAAGAAAGCCGAACGCTGCTACCGCTTCGAGCGCGGGCTCGTCACGTCGAGCTTCATCCAGTTTGGCGCATGGGATAGCATGCGTAAGGGATTGCTATCCGGGGAGCGTCTCTACCTGCAACTCAAACAGATGGAGCGCTCCTACCTCGACGGCAATCGCCGTGAGTACGAAATAACCAAACATTACTCATTAGTACAGAACGACCCGCTTGAGCTGATAAAGCTCAAGGAACAGGGCTGGTGCGAAATCGAAATGCCGGAGGCGCTCTTCGACCTCGATTTTCCGGGCCACTACATGCGTCGCATCAAGAGCGTCAGTTTGACTATCCCGGCCGTTATCGGACCTTATAACGGCATCAATTGCACGCTGACATTGCTGCGCGACAAGACACGGGTCAAAAGCACACAGACTGAGAGTTACACTGAACGCGATGGCGAGGAAGATGACCGCTTTCTGACCAGCTGGACGCGGATGCAAGCAATCGCCACCAGCAGTGGACAGAACGACAGTGGACTGTTCGAGCTGAATTTTCGGGATGAGCGCTACCTGCCGTTCGAAGGTGCCGGTGTGATGTCGCAATGGCGTATCGAGTTACCTAGAGATTTTCGTCAATTCGACTACGATACTATCTCCGATGTTATACTGCACATCAAATACACTGCGCGCGATGGCGGTGTGCCTCTGCGGGACGCCGCGATTGCCAATCTGAAACAACAGCTACAGAGCGAGGAGGGAAAGCCACAGACCCGGCTATTCAGCCTACGCCACGAGTTTCCCAGCGAATGGCAGCGCCTACAAAAAGTCGCCGATGCCAGCGGCAATCATTCCCAGGCCTTCTCATTGGCCAAGCATCGCTTCCCATTTATGTTTCAGGGCCGAAAAATCATTGTAAACAGTATTGATCTTTTCGGCATCCCAAAAGATCCCGCTAAGAGTCCGCCCGACTTCGAGTGGAAGGTGATGTTGTACAAGCCTAAGAAAGATGAGAAACAGGCTCCAGAGTCTGTTCAACTAAAGCAGGCTGCAGCCATTGGTTCACTGCTTCACATGTTCGGCAATGTCAACGAAGGTGAAGTACAAAAACTTGGCCTCAGCGGGAAAGAGGCTGACTGGACAATATCAGTACCTGAAAATGCAGTGCTTGACAGCTTGGACAGTCTAGAGGACATCCTCGTGCTGTGCCAGTATTCCGTCACGATGCCTAAAAAACCATAA
- a CDS encoding cellulase family glycosylhydrolase — MPQSLSLGSTGQDVVLLQTRLNAFPSALPLLDVNGEFDLITLERVKEFQTNTFVTGVVDPATWTKLLGDGALARQTFYIDGRHLYEPNGNKIILRGINLPLLDDWSFPPSNKLADLEQTGANAIRIQWYINHGNAARPTYTLADLDAFLTQCKTKRMIPILGLWDGTCQADATLVNTQLIPWWTSDEVVSVLNKHKQYLIINLANELGFVRWSDDPAIALINFKNAYKSALTSIREKLHMPVMIDAPDCGTSIDALITIGQQLIDHDPDHNLLLSVHAYWVAYDGIPHIDSAVNGNLPIVFGEIANKQDETVNDVTQFYFYDLDGLNQNHPPQTAFTYQNLLQILKTKEIGWLAWSWWPDGCANRNVGQYNQNSNQYEGLSEPFGNDIVNHPDYGLKNSAE, encoded by the coding sequence ATGCCACAATCATTAAGCTTGGGTTCGACAGGTCAGGATGTGGTCCTGTTGCAAACACGATTGAATGCATTCCCCAGCGCATTGCCTCTGCTGGATGTGAACGGTGAATTCGATCTCATCACTCTGGAACGGGTCAAGGAATTTCAGACCAATACTTTTGTTACTGGCGTTGTTGACCCTGCTACGTGGACAAAACTTCTAGGTGATGGAGCGCTTGCGCGTCAGACTTTTTATATTGATGGACGTCATCTTTATGAGCCGAACGGCAACAAGATTATCCTGCGGGGGATTAATCTACCCCTGCTGGATGATTGGAGTTTCCCGCCAAGCAATAAACTGGCCGATCTCGAGCAAACGGGAGCAAATGCCATTAGAATTCAATGGTACATCAATCATGGAAATGCCGCGCGTCCGACTTATACCCTTGCCGACTTGGATGCTTTCCTGACTCAATGCAAGACCAAGCGCATGATCCCGATTCTGGGTCTATGGGATGGTACTTGCCAAGCCGATGCTACCTTAGTGAATACGCAGTTGATTCCGTGGTGGACTTCAGACGAAGTCGTCAGCGTACTCAATAAACATAAACAATATCTGATCATTAATCTGGCCAATGAGTTAGGGTTTGTTCGCTGGTCGGATGACCCTGCCATTGCCCTGATCAATTTTAAGAATGCTTATAAAAGTGCGCTGACGAGCATCCGCGAGAAGTTGCACATGCCTGTAATGATCGATGCGCCAGACTGTGGCACTTCAATTGATGCATTGATAACGATTGGTCAACAGCTGATCGATCACGATCCCGACCATAATCTCCTCTTGAGCGTCCACGCCTATTGGGTGGCCTACGATGGTATTCCCCACATTGACAGCGCTGTCAATGGCAATTTGCCGATCGTCTTCGGTGAAATTGCCAACAAGCAGGATGAAACGGTCAATGATGTAACCCAATTCTATTTTTATGATCTTGACGGCCTCAATCAAAATCATCCACCGCAGACTGCTTTTACCTATCAAAACTTACTGCAAATACTGAAAACGAAAGAGATCGGTTGGCTCGCCTGGAGCTGGTGGCCGGACGGCTGCGCAAACCGCAATGTAGGCCAATATAACCAGAACTCTAACCAATATGAAGGCCTTAGCGAGCCTTTCGGCAACGATATCGTGAACCATCCAGATTATGGCTTGAAAAATAGCGCTGAATGA
- a CDS encoding glycoside hydrolase family 75 protein: MKSTRYQNSLSRTFFFWLGCLSTVASADCTLTREFTFPHAEMGPVQVFRDLGSKAIAFASQMQVNTDGAPDSYHPDDIGITHICNGVSIGRGCTWKASCLPEFRQAKAEHFKGPTKICFFAMATDAQGVPIIQGDADPKPGYFVSTTALHQPGENLRTPQAQLDSNTVPFAVIPGNWQTSGNPGPKLGDFGVAYRRSNGKAAFFVVGDTGPRNKLGEGSVALHQALGNDPFMMRFGVRRARKNIGGRDVVYLLFPKTAQAGQKLDTASIERLAGAQLQAFGGIERLKECAESLAH; the protein is encoded by the coding sequence ATGAAATCAACGAGGTATCAAAACAGCTTAAGTCGAACCTTTTTCTTCTGGTTGGGATGTCTTTCAACCGTCGCGTCTGCCGATTGCACGCTGACTAGGGAATTCACATTCCCTCATGCGGAAATGGGCCCAGTCCAGGTGTTTCGCGATCTTGGCTCAAAGGCAATCGCCTTCGCCTCGCAAATGCAGGTCAATACTGATGGCGCTCCGGACTCCTACCACCCGGACGACATCGGCATCACGCATATTTGCAATGGTGTCAGCATAGGCCGAGGCTGCACCTGGAAAGCCAGTTGCCTACCTGAATTCAGACAAGCTAAAGCCGAACACTTTAAGGGGCCGACCAAAATTTGCTTTTTTGCGATGGCCACCGATGCGCAAGGCGTGCCCATCATTCAAGGCGACGCAGACCCCAAGCCCGGCTATTTCGTCTCCACCACCGCTCTGCACCAGCCCGGCGAGAATCTACGCACTCCGCAGGCGCAGTTGGATTCCAATACGGTTCCTTTCGCCGTGATCCCGGGCAACTGGCAAACCAGCGGAAACCCCGGCCCTAAGCTGGGCGATTTCGGTGTCGCCTATCGCCGCTCGAACGGCAAAGCGGCCTTTTTTGTCGTCGGCGACACCGGACCGCGCAACAAACTGGGCGAAGGCTCGGTCGCCTTACATCAGGCGCTGGGCAACGACCCGTTCATGATGCGCTTCGGCGTGCGTCGGGCACGAAAAAACATTGGCGGGCGCGACGTGGTGTACTTACTGTTTCCGAAAACCGCTCAAGCAGGCCAAAAGCTCGACACCGCATCGATTGAACGACTCGCGGGTGCGCAACTACAAGCCTTCGGTGGTATTGAACGTTTGAAGGAATGCGCTGAGTCGCTTGCGCACTAA